A single region of the Gammaproteobacteria bacterium genome encodes:
- the aroG gene encoding 3-deoxy-7-phosphoheptulonate synthase, Phe-sensitive: MHYKTDDLRIKSIQEVIPPAQLHGEFPVSERASQTVYETRSAIQGALRETDDRLVVVTGPCSIHDPAAARDYANRLKEHINTLNKDLIIVMRVYFEKPRTTVGWKGLINDPYLDGSFRINDGLRMARRLLLDLAEQGIPAGTEYLDLISPQYVADLISWGAIGARTTESQTHRELASGLSCPVGFKNGTNGDLQIAIDAIRSASSPHAFMSLTKGGHSAIFSTEGNRDCHLILRGGIAPNYDAVSVQQASEGLQKAKLPIRIMIDCSHANSNKKPLLQPQVCRDVAHQVAEGDGRIFGIMLESHLEEGRQDVVVGQPLVYGKSITDACLAWKDTVGLLEELAHAVRARREKIKN, encoded by the coding sequence ATGCACTACAAGACCGACGATTTACGTATCAAATCGATCCAGGAGGTTATCCCTCCCGCCCAGCTCCATGGAGAGTTTCCGGTCTCGGAGAGGGCGTCGCAAACCGTCTACGAGACCCGTAGTGCGATCCAAGGTGCCCTGAGAGAGACGGATGACCGGTTGGTGGTTGTGACTGGCCCATGCTCCATCCACGACCCCGCTGCCGCCCGTGATTACGCCAATCGGCTCAAGGAGCACATCAACACGCTAAACAAAGACCTCATCATCGTGATGCGGGTCTACTTCGAAAAACCACGAACTACTGTGGGTTGGAAGGGGCTCATTAACGATCCCTACCTAGACGGCAGTTTTCGCATAAACGATGGATTGCGTATGGCGCGCCGCTTGTTACTGGATTTGGCGGAACAAGGGATACCTGCCGGAACGGAGTACCTGGACTTGATCAGCCCTCAATATGTAGCTGATTTAATTAGTTGGGGGGCAATTGGGGCACGCACCACGGAAAGTCAGACGCATCGAGAATTAGCCTCGGGATTGTCATGTCCAGTAGGCTTCAAGAATGGCACCAATGGCGATCTACAAATTGCTATCGATGCTATTCGCTCTGCGTCCAGTCCTCACGCCTTTATGTCTCTGACCAAAGGGGGGCATTCGGCCATTTTCTCTACGGAGGGGAACCGTGATTGCCATCTCATCCTTCGCGGTGGGATAGCTCCCAATTACGATGCGGTCAGTGTACAACAGGCCTCGGAAGGATTACAGAAGGCAAAACTGCCGATCCGCATCATGATCGATTGCAGCCATGCCAATAGCAACAAAAAACCACTCCTCCAACCGCAGGTGTGCCGAGATGTAGCCCATCAGGTAGCAGAAGGTGATGGTCGCATCTTTGGCATAATGCTGGAGAGTCACTTGGAAGAAGGGCGCCAAGACGTCGTAGTTGGCCAACCGTTGGTGTATGGCAAAAGTATCACCGACGCCTGTCTTGCCTGGAAGGATACTGTCGGACTACTGGAAGAATTGGCCCACGCGGTACGTGCCCGCCGAGAGAAAATAAAAAACTAA
- the fur gene encoding DNA-binding transcriptional dual regulator Fur, whose product MSENRELRKVGLKATLPRLKILRLFETASAQRHLSAEDVYRELVAEGEDLGLATIYRVLTQFEAAGILTRHHFEGNRAIFELNQGRHHDHLVCHQCGKVVEFYDAEIERRQEVVALGRGFRVRDHSLYLYADCLDPHCPNLQTAMDLEAETKTEVKTGAEIE is encoded by the coding sequence ATGAGTGAAAACAGAGAGTTGCGAAAAGTTGGTCTCAAGGCTACCCTTCCTCGCCTTAAAATTTTGCGTTTATTCGAGACAGCTAGTGCGCAACGTCACCTAAGCGCCGAAGATGTCTACCGAGAGCTGGTTGCTGAGGGAGAAGACCTCGGGCTTGCCACGATTTATCGAGTGCTTACCCAGTTCGAGGCTGCAGGGATCCTGACCCGCCATCACTTCGAGGGAAACCGTGCCATCTTCGAGTTGAACCAGGGACGGCACCATGATCACCTCGTCTGCCATCAGTGCGGTAAGGTGGTGGAGTTCTACGACGCTGAGATCGAACGCCGCCAAGAGGTAGTCGCTCTAGGGCGTGGATTTCGGGTACGAGACCATTCCCTCTATCTCTACGCTGATTGCCTCGATCCCCATTGCCCCAATCTCCAAACCGCTATGGATCTGGAGGCCGAAACAAAAACAGAGGTGAAAACCGGGGCGGAAATAGAATAA